The following coding sequences are from one Methanohalophilus halophilus window:
- a CDS encoding ATP-dependent DNA helicase has product MKIEELDLPSEAINLYLQAGIEELYPPQTDAVEKGLLQGENLLAAIPTASGKTLLAEMAMLKAIKKGGKALYIVPLRALASEKFRDFKRFESLGIKTAISTGDFDSRDEWLGSNDIIVATSEKTDSLLRNSTPWMKDITAVIVDEVHLLDSANRGPTLEVTLAKLKRLNPEAQVVALSATVGNAMEIAQWLEAKLVLSEWRPTDLHEGIFFGDAINFDEEQKFIERRHKEDSVNLVLDTVIEGGQCLVFDSSRRNCVGFAKKCAPVAGELLDRQNRNELEEIAKEVLENGETKLTETLAYCIKKGVAFHHAGLNSAHRRIVEDAFRNNLIKMICSTPTLAAGLNLPARRVVIRSYKRYDPNAGMQPIPVLDYKQMAGRAGRPHLDPYGEAVVIVKTYEELTDVLERYINASAEDIWSKLGTENALRTHILSTIASGFANCHKEILTFLGSTFFAQQQQSWNFEELLDDCITFLKNEGMLEQDNEVIRATALGKMISSLYIDPLSASKIIRGLEKTTHVTDMTLLQLICSTPDMRLLYLRNRDYEIINDYVMNHTEDFIEVPSPFKQIEYEWFLSEVKTALLLQEWINEKSLEKIVENYQVGEGDVYASSDIAEWLMHATSRIASRINPQLETECAKLEKRIHYGAGSELMELVEIPNVGRARARKLFKKGYLSRQKLAKANEKQLAGIVGPKIAQKILSYLGRETDSNGYVEPETLENKKQQKTFQDFI; this is encoded by the coding sequence ATGAAAATAGAAGAACTGGACCTACCTTCAGAAGCCATTAACCTATATCTTCAGGCCGGTATAGAAGAACTCTATCCGCCCCAAACAGATGCTGTAGAAAAAGGACTTCTGCAAGGAGAAAACCTACTTGCAGCAATCCCCACAGCATCAGGGAAGACCTTACTTGCAGAGATGGCGATGTTAAAGGCTATCAAAAAGGGAGGTAAGGCACTTTATATTGTACCACTGCGCGCACTGGCTTCTGAAAAATTCAGGGATTTTAAGCGATTCGAAAGTCTGGGTATAAAGACAGCCATATCAACCGGGGATTTTGATTCAAGGGATGAATGGCTCGGTTCTAATGACATAATCGTGGCTACCTCCGAGAAAACGGATTCCCTTTTGCGTAATTCCACACCATGGATGAAAGATATCACTGCTGTGATCGTTGATGAGGTCCATCTGCTGGATTCGGCAAACAGGGGACCCACACTGGAAGTAACCCTGGCAAAACTCAAAAGACTCAATCCGGAGGCACAGGTTGTTGCTCTTTCAGCTACAGTTGGTAATGCGATGGAAATTGCACAGTGGCTGGAAGCAAAACTAGTATTGAGCGAGTGGAGACCCACGGACTTACATGAGGGGATTTTTTTCGGGGATGCCATCAATTTCGATGAAGAGCAGAAGTTTATCGAAAGACGCCACAAGGAAGATTCTGTAAACCTTGTCCTGGATACTGTTATCGAGGGAGGACAATGTCTTGTTTTTGACAGCAGTCGTAGAAATTGTGTCGGATTTGCAAAGAAGTGTGCTCCTGTTGCAGGAGAACTTCTCGACAGGCAAAATCGCAATGAACTGGAAGAAATTGCAAAAGAGGTTCTGGAAAACGGGGAGACAAAACTTACTGAAACTCTTGCCTACTGCATAAAAAAAGGGGTTGCTTTTCATCATGCGGGACTGAATTCTGCCCATCGCAGGATAGTAGAAGATGCATTCCGGAACAATTTAATAAAGATGATCTGCAGCACACCAACACTTGCAGCCGGATTGAACCTGCCTGCCCGACGTGTGGTCATCCGCAGCTACAAACGCTATGATCCCAATGCAGGAATGCAACCCATTCCTGTGCTTGACTACAAACAGATGGCCGGCAGGGCAGGCAGGCCACATCTGGACCCTTACGGAGAAGCTGTAGTCATAGTGAAAACATATGAAGAACTAACCGATGTTTTGGAGAGATATATTAATGCTTCTGCAGAAGATATCTGGTCCAAACTGGGTACCGAGAATGCACTGCGAACCCATATCCTTTCAACTATTGCAAGTGGTTTTGCAAATTGCCACAAAGAGATACTTACCTTTTTGGGTTCAACCTTTTTTGCCCAACAACAACAGAGCTGGAATTTCGAAGAACTGCTGGATGATTGCATAACGTTCCTCAAAAATGAGGGAATGCTTGAACAGGACAATGAGGTCATCCGGGCAACAGCACTGGGAAAAATGATATCCTCACTATATATCGATCCCCTCTCGGCTTCAAAAATCATCCGGGGACTGGAAAAAACCACACATGTCACAGATATGACTTTGTTACAACTGATTTGCAGCACACCGGATATGCGCCTGCTTTACTTGCGCAACAGGGATTATGAAATAATAAATGATTATGTGATGAATCATACCGAAGATTTTATTGAAGTGCCCAGTCCTTTCAAACAGATAGAATATGAATGGTTTCTTTCAGAGGTCAAAACCGCTTTGTTACTCCAGGAATGGATCAATGAGAAAAGCCTGGAAAAAATTGTTGAGAACTATCAGGTCGGAGAAGGCGACGTTTATGCCAGCTCTGATATTGCCGAGTGGCTTATGCATGCCACTTCAAGAATTGCATCCAGAATAAATCCACAACTTGAAACCGAATGTGCAAAACTCGAAAAAAGGATACATTATGGCGCAGGCAGTGAACTAATGGAATTGGTGGAAATTCCCAATGTAGGCAGAGCAAGAGCACGCAAACTTTTCAAGAAAGGATATCTCAGCCGCCAGAAACTTGCAAAAGCAAATGAAAAGCAACTGGCAGGGATCGTCGGGCCAAAGATAGCACAAAAAATCCTTTCATATCTGGGCAGGGAAACTGACAGCAATGGTTATGTAGAGCCGGAAACATTGGAAAATAAAAAACAACAGAAAACATTCCAGGACTTCATCTGA
- the rimK gene encoding 30S ribosomal protein S6--L-glutamate ligase produces MKIAIMSQSRNLYSTRRLVEEAKIKGHSAMVVNTLRCYMNITSSKPSIHYKGKDLDNFDAVIPRIAASITFYGTAVLRQFEMMGVFPVNESVSISRSRDKLRSLQILSRKGLGMPITGFARSPDDIDDVIRMIGGPPLVVKLLEGTQGIGVILAETRSASESLIDAFLGMEVNIMVQEYIKEAEGSDIRCFVIGNKVVAAMKRQAKEGEFRSNLHRGGTACSVKITPAERKTAVEAAKTLGLNVAGVDMLRSSRGPLVMEVNSSPGLEGIEKASGKNVASMIIDFIEENARPYRTGTKGSKQ; encoded by the coding sequence TTGAAAATAGCTATTATGTCACAAAGTAGAAATTTATATTCAACACGTCGGCTTGTGGAAGAGGCAAAAATCAAAGGCCATTCTGCAATGGTTGTCAATACTCTTCGTTGTTATATGAATATTACATCTTCAAAGCCTTCCATCCACTATAAGGGTAAGGATCTTGATAATTTTGATGCTGTTATACCGCGTATAGCTGCCTCCATTACATTTTACGGCACTGCGGTTTTACGCCAATTTGAGATGATGGGCGTATTTCCAGTAAATGAATCAGTATCCATTTCTAGGTCCCGGGATAAACTACGCTCCTTGCAGATTCTTTCCAGAAAAGGATTGGGTATGCCTATCACAGGGTTTGCTCGATCACCCGATGATATCGATGATGTCATTAGAATGATTGGAGGTCCTCCATTGGTGGTGAAATTACTTGAAGGTACCCAGGGAATAGGTGTAATTCTTGCCGAAACAAGGAGTGCTTCTGAAAGTTTGATTGATGCCTTTTTAGGAATGGAAGTCAATATAATGGTGCAGGAATATATCAAAGAGGCAGAGGGATCGGATATCCGTTGTTTTGTGATTGGAAATAAAGTTGTGGCTGCCATGAAAAGACAGGCAAAAGAGGGAGAATTCCGCTCCAATCTCCATCGTGGGGGAACTGCTTGTTCTGTAAAAATTACTCCGGCGGAAAGGAAAACTGCTGTTGAAGCAGCAAAAACTCTAGGACTGAATGTGGCGGGAGTTGATATGCTTAGATCTTCAAGGGGTCCCCTTGTAATGGAGGTAAATTCTTCCCCCGGACTTGAAGGAATCGAAAAGGCATCCGGAAAAAATGTTGCTTCCATGATAATTGATTTTATCGAAGAAAATGCCAGGCCTTATCGTACAGGTACCAAAGGTTCAAAACAATAA
- a CDS encoding TrpB-like pyridoxal phosphate-dependent enzyme has protein sequence MEYTKYILDENDMPKKWYNILPDMPTPLDPPLNPATNEPIKPEELEPLFAKELIKQEMSDKRYIDIPDEIKDIYKLWRPSPLYRASRLEKELDTPAKIYYKHEGVSPAGSHKPNTSIAQAYYNMKEGTERITTETGAGQWGSALSLACNYFDIECKVYMVQSSFYQKPYRKSLINLWGANVIPSPSNETQFGRKIQEDFPDTSGSLGIAISEAVEDAALNDNTRYALGSVLNHVMHHQTIIGLETQEQMKMAEDYPDVVIGCCGGGSNLAGIGLPFIKDKMDGNDLRVIGVEPSACPTLSAGEFRYDYGDTAKMTPLLKMHTLGYDFIPPAIHAGGLRYHGCSPIISQLANEGLLEATNYHQIEVFEAGVTFARTEGFAPAPESSHAIKCAIDEAMKCKETGEEKTILFNLSGHGHFDMSSYDKYFNGELGNE, from the coding sequence ATGGAATATACAAAATATATACTCGATGAAAATGATATGCCAAAGAAATGGTATAATATTTTACCTGACATGCCCACCCCCCTTGATCCTCCATTGAATCCTGCAACAAATGAACCAATCAAACCGGAGGAACTCGAACCTCTTTTTGCCAAGGAACTTATCAAACAGGAAATGTCTGATAAGCGTTACATAGACATCCCTGATGAAATAAAAGATATCTATAAGCTCTGGAGACCATCACCCCTTTACCGTGCCTCAAGACTTGAAAAGGAACTCGACACACCTGCAAAAATCTACTACAAACACGAAGGTGTGAGCCCTGCTGGCAGCCACAAACCTAACACCTCAATTGCCCAGGCCTACTACAACATGAAAGAGGGAACCGAAAGGATTACTACTGAAACGGGAGCAGGACAGTGGGGAAGCGCTCTTTCTCTTGCATGCAACTATTTTGATATTGAATGTAAGGTATACATGGTACAATCAAGTTTCTACCAGAAACCTTACAGGAAATCCCTGATCAACCTCTGGGGAGCAAATGTAATTCCATCCCCGAGCAATGAGACCCAGTTTGGCAGGAAGATCCAGGAAGATTTCCCTGATACAAGCGGAAGTCTGGGTATAGCCATCAGTGAAGCTGTGGAAGATGCTGCTCTCAATGACAATACCCGGTATGCATTGGGAAGTGTGCTAAACCATGTGATGCATCACCAGACAATAATAGGACTGGAAACCCAGGAACAGATGAAAATGGCCGAGGATTACCCGGATGTCGTTATAGGTTGCTGTGGCGGCGGTAGTAACCTTGCAGGAATCGGACTTCCATTCATCAAAGATAAAATGGATGGCAATGACCTGAGAGTAATCGGTGTAGAACCATCCGCATGCCCTACCTTAAGCGCCGGGGAATTCAGGTATGATTACGGTGATACTGCCAAAATGACACCATTATTGAAAATGCATACTCTGGGATACGATTTCATACCGCCTGCAATCCATGCCGGTGGACTGCGTTATCACGGTTGTTCACCAATAATCAGTCAGCTTGCCAATGAAGGGCTCCTGGAAGCCACAAACTACCACCAGATCGAAGTATTCGAAGCAGGTGTTACTTTTGCCCGAACAGAAGGATTTGCCCCAGCTCCTGAATCATCCCATGCAATCAAATGTGCTATCGACGAGGCAATGAAGTGCAAGGAAACAGGGGAAGAAAAGACAATCCTGTTCAATCTGAGTGGCCATGGTCATTTTGATATGAGTTCCTATGATAAGTATTTCAACGGAGAACTTGGAAACGAATAA
- a CDS encoding mechanosensitive ion channel family protein produces MVGPMANTSDVLSDISWHFWNSWHALDVLFVIFIIVLTFVASKLVDRLIHHQFEMASRKMAVDETAYRIIRHTSVALVYVFGLVLIIMRFPTLQNLSFAIFAGAGFLGIVVGLAAQSTMSNIISGVSLAIFRPFRVGDRVNIRDDYGKITDITLRHTVVKTWDNRRLIIPNHVISDEAIINWTIEDPTVCWPIDIGISYDSDIDLARKIMVDEGRKNKNTMSFSELRKYDEKFSDDDVLVLLTGLGDFSVNLKLFVWVRDRSFAYGTGCEIREAIKKRFDKEGIEIPFPYRTLVYKKDLVAEHENSYVGIKEGKEDF; encoded by the coding sequence ATGGTAGGTCCAATGGCAAACACATCAGATGTACTTTCTGACATTTCGTGGCATTTCTGGAATTCCTGGCATGCACTGGATGTTCTATTCGTAATTTTCATTATTGTACTTACGTTTGTTGCATCAAAATTAGTTGACAGGCTAATTCATCATCAATTTGAAATGGCCAGCCGTAAAATGGCTGTAGATGAAACTGCTTATCGAATTATCAGGCATACATCCGTAGCCCTTGTTTATGTATTTGGCTTAGTTCTGATAATTATGCGTTTTCCGACGCTTCAAAACCTTTCTTTTGCTATCTTTGCAGGTGCAGGGTTTTTGGGTATAGTCGTTGGTCTTGCTGCCCAGAGCACAATGTCAAATATTATTTCAGGTGTATCCCTTGCTATATTTCGTCCCTTCAGGGTAGGAGATCGTGTTAATATCAGGGATGATTACGGCAAGATTACAGACATCACTTTGCGTCATACTGTCGTTAAAACGTGGGATAACCGCAGGCTTATCATACCAAACCATGTAATCAGTGATGAAGCGATCATAAATTGGACTATAGAAGACCCAACGGTATGCTGGCCTATTGATATCGGTATAAGTTATGATTCAGATATTGATCTGGCCCGTAAGATAATGGTCGACGAAGGGCGCAAAAATAAAAATACGATGTCTTTCTCTGAACTTCGTAAATATGATGAAAAGTTCAGTGATGATGATGTTCTTGTCCTTTTAACTGGACTCGGGGACTTTTCAGTTAATCTAAAATTGTTTGTTTGGGTACGGGACAGAAGTTTTGCTTATGGTACAGGATGTGAGATTAGGGAAGCCATCAAGAAACGTTTCGATAAAGAAGGAATCGAGATTCCGTTCCCATACAGGACACTTGTGTACAAAAAAGACCTGGTTGCAGAACACGAAAACAGTTATGTTGGGATAAAAGAAGGAAAAGAGGATTTTTAA